CTTTAAGGCGTAGTAGTTCAGGGCCATATTGTTCCCAACGTGTAGATTCAATCCATAATTCAGCAGGTTGTACGGCTGGCATTAGCACTTCTTGAGCGCCGATGGCATTCATTTCTTCACGCACCACTTTTTCTACTTTACGTAATACACGTAAACCAAGTGGTAACCAAGTGTATAGTCCAGCAGCTAGTTTACGAACCATACCCGCTCGTAACATAAGTTGATGGCTAATAACTACTGCATCAGCAGGAGTTTCTTTTACAGTAGGCAGTAAATATTGGCTAGTACGCATGCTTTATCCACATAAAAGAGGTTATAAATAATCCATTTTAAAGGGGGATTGACTAAGCATTCAATAGCAAACTGCAAAGAAACAGCATTTATTTTTGATTTGAGTACTTTTCTCTAAGCAATTAACCAATTAAAATGCTTTCTTTATTAGGGGCTATCTTGATCAAGCAGTTAAATATGGGGAAGTGGTTAGCAATGCGTCGTGTATTTAGCACATTGTTAGTGATAGTGGTTAGTTATTGTTGTATGGCAAGTTATAGCTATGCTAACTCTAGTCTTGTGACAACAACCAAGGTTAGATTAAATATTGATAAGGTTTTGGTTGAAAAGTCAAAGCGTACATTATCTTTGATGAGTGGCAATAATGTTGTTAAAAGTTACCGTATTTCATTGGGCAAACGACCTGTAGGCCATAAACAAATGGAAGGTGATAAGCGTACACCTGAAGGTTTATATTGGATAGATTGGCGTAAAGAGAGTGATAAATATAACCTTTCTATGCATATTTCTTATCCGAACCCACGTGATATATCTGCTGCGCAAAAGCAAGGCGTAAGACCTGGTGGCATGATAATGATTCATGGTACACCGATTGATCCTGAATACCCTGAATGGTATTTCCGCGGTTTGAATTGGACAGATGGCTGTATTGCCATGATGAATTGGGATATGAAAGAAGTCTGGGGTTTGGTCAAAGATGGTACTCTAATCGAGATTAAGCCTTAAAGTTCTTAATAATTCATACAATAAGGCTATATTTTAATTATTTATGAGGGTTTAATTTTATTTGTTAGTTCTAAGAAATTTTTTATTCCTTTATGTTTTAAATATGCCAAAAATGATAGACTAATATTTTGGGATATTGTCATATTGTTACTGTTTTCTAAAATAGGTGGATCTGATTCTATTGTGATTTCAACAGTATTATTTGTTGTATCATATATAGTGATTGATGTCTTAGCCATATTTTCCTTCCTTATAAAGTATATTAATTTGAAAGGAGTATGATATTTTAGAGACTTATTAAGATATTGAGGTTAGAGCAAAAGAAATTAATTATCTGAGTCAAACTCATCTAATTTTTCATCCTCCATAGATATAAGTTCAAAGTAATGAATTTCATATATTTGAAATGGAAGAATAAGTATGCGAAGTAGGCTTAAATTAAAAAAACCAATACAAGTAATGAGAGAAATATTCAAAATAGTTGGATTTGTGGTAGTTTCTTGAAATATAAACCATATTAAACATAAAATAATGCAAACGATATGGATAAATAAAGTTAATGTTTGGGAAAAAAATAAATAACTAACTTTATTTATATAAAGGGAAATTTGATCTACTGTTAAAGTTTTTGCTCCAGAAGTTCTTCCTGTAAAAAGCATCAATGTCACCATAAAGCCAGAAAGTACTGTTAAGATAGTGATAATTATTGAAATAATATTATTAATATCTTCATATTGAGTTGACTTTAGATTATAAGTAATAATCCAACCAATTACACATCCAATGATTATTGGTAATATTAATGCAATAGATTGTTTTAGCCAAAAATGAGAAGTTTTTTTGGCTATGTTAAACATGGTTTTGCCTGATGTTACAGCACTTTGTATTTCATCAGGTATAATATAATCTTTTATAGCCATTGTTAGGTAAGCTTTTTCTTAACATTTTTTAAGAAACCCTCTGTAGTGATAAGAGATTTATTTCTTGGGTCTCTTAGTTCTTTTAAATAGCGTTTTAATTCTGTTTCTATTTCTGAGGTTGCAACTTTCCCCTCAGGAGTAAGTTGAATCTGCACATGTCTTTTTTCTTTATATTTATGTAAACCAGTAATTGTTGAGTTATCTTTGAATTTAATCATAATAGAGTCTAAAAATTCTGATTCTGCCTCATCAAATAAACTAATAGTAGCTTCTTCATCTAAAACTTTTGTTTCTTCCGCTTCCCAAGTACAGATAAACTTATTTGTTCCCTTTACATTATTTCGTATTTCACTAAGTTGTGATGCATAGTTACTGTAATCTTTTTCAATATCATGGACTAAACTAGCAGTGATTTTCTTTACACCTCCTTTCTGTTGTATTAAGTCTCTTAATTCTGTAGATGCAATATCATATAACTCTACAGAAGAGTAGGGACCATCAGAATATTTTTTTAACAAGAAAGTTAGTAATTTGCATAATAATGTAATTCCTCCTGCTCCTTGTACAGATTCAATTAGAATGATTTGACCAAATGCTAAGCATCGATAAGAAAAAGCAAGCTCAGTTTTTTTCCCTTCAGGAGTTTGAAGATTTATTGGCTGTAATGTTAGTTTTGTGCTTTCCATATCTGGAGCAACTGCTTCAGGTGCTAAGCCTTTAGTGTAGCTACATATAGTAAATAAAGTACCTTTTTCTAATGTCTTAGAATCGAATAAAATAGCACATGTAACTCCATCCTTAATATTGTTAGGATCAGGATAGTGACGTTCACCAATAGTAATGGCACCATCCAT
This portion of the Entomomonas sp. E2T0 genome encodes:
- a CDS encoding L,D-transpeptidase family protein — protein: MASYSYANSSLVTTTKVRLNIDKVLVEKSKRTLSLMSGNNVVKSYRISLGKRPVGHKQMEGDKRTPEGLYWIDWRKESDKYNLSMHISYPNPRDISAAQKQGVRPGGMIMIHGTPIDPEYPEWYFRGLNWTDGCIAMMNWDMKEVWGLVKDGTLIEIKP